Below is a window of Halogeometricum rufum DNA.
AGCTCATCGTCACCGCGTCGGACCGCACGGAGTGTCTGGCCCGTTCCGAACGCGCCCTCGCGGAGTTCGACGTCGAGGGGTTCCACACCATCATCCCGTTCCACCGGCTGATGCTCACCGACGAGACGTTCCGCGCCGGCGAGCACACGACGAAGTACCTCGACGAGGAACTCGACACCGCGCGCATCGAACGGGCCGTCGAGAAGTGGGGGCCGGCGGAGGCCGAGAGCGAGGGCGACGAGGACGAGGAGGTCACCGAGCGCGACTTCACCGTCGAGGTGAACGGCAAGCGCTTCGAGGTCAGCCTCGAAGAGCGCGGCGCGCCCGCCATCCCGAACCCGTCCGGCGGAAGCGCGAGCGCTGGCGGCAACACCCGGTCGCGCCCCGCGGAAGCCGAGTCAGACGAGGAAAAAGAGGTCGTCATCGAGGGCGACGGCGAGCAGATAGCCGCGGAGATGCAGGGGACCATCCTCTCGGTTGACGTCGAGGAGGGCGACGAGGTGGCGTCCGGCGACGTGGTCTGCGTCCTCGAGGCGATGAAGATGGAGAACGACGTGGTCGCCGAACGCGGCGGCACCGTCGCGCAAGTCCTCGTCGGCGAGGGCGAGAGCGTCGACATGGGCGACGTGCTGGTCGTCCTCGAATAGTCTCCGGGTAGTCCTCGAACAGTCCGCGGATAGCCGGCCGCCGGTCCCGGTCGGCGCGACCGGCTACAGTTCTTTGACGACTTCGGCGGGGTTGCCCTGCACGAGGACGTCGCTCGGCACGTCCCGCGTGACGACGGCGCCCGAGGCGACGACGCTGTCGTCGCCGATGGTGACGCCGGGGTTGACGATTGCGCCGCCGCCCAGCCACACCCGGTCGCCGACGGTGACGGGTTTGCCGTACTCCTCGCCGGCGACGCGCTCTTCGGCGTCGAGCGGGTGCGTCGCGGTGTAGACGTGGACGCCGGGAGCGACCATGCAGTCGTCGCCGAACTCCACCCGGCAGACGTCGAGTATCACGCAGTCGAAGTTGGCGGCGAAGTCGTCGCCGACGTGGACGTTGTAGCCGTAGTCGCACCGGAACGGCGGTTCGACGTGCGGATTCTCCCCCACCGACCCGAACAGGTCCCGGAGGAGCGACTCCCGTCGGTCCGCCTCGTCGGCCGCCGTCGCGTTGAACTCCGCTGTCAGTCGCCGTGCGTCCCGGCGTTCCTCGACCAGCGTCGGGTCGTGGGGGTCGTACATCTCGCCGGCGAGCATCTTCTCCTTCTCGGAAGGCATCGTCTCACCGTCGCAGCCGGTCGACTTCGTTCTTGCGCGAAGACCCCGCATTTCTTCTTCCTCAGCGACCCACCCCCGGTATGAACGAGACGCGACGCGCCCTCCTCGCCGCCCTCGCCGACGGCCCGACGACCGGCCCGGAACTCGCGGAGCGACTGGGCGTCTCCCGCGCCGCCGTCTGGAAACAGGTCGAGGCCCTCCGCGAGGCGGGGTTCGGTATCGAGAGCGGCGACGACGGCTACCGCGTCACCGACGTACCCGCGTACGGCGCGGCGGCCGTCGAGTTCGGCCTCGACGCCCCCTACGAGGTGGAGTTCCACGATGCGGTCGGGAGCACGAACGACCGGGGGCGCGAACTCGCGGCGGCGGGCGCGGCGGACGTCGTCGTCGTCGCCGACGAACAGACCGGGAGTCGCGGCCGGTTGAAACGCGAGTGGACCGCGCCCGCGGGCGGCGTCTGGGCGAGTCTCGTCCTCCGACCCGAGATACCCCCCGCGCACGCGCCGCTCTACACGCTCGCCGCCGCCGTCGCCGTCACGCGGGCCGCGCGAGAGGCCGGCGTCGACGCGTCGATAAAGTGGCCGAACGACGTCCTCGTGAGGGAACCGAACGAGGGGACGTCAACGGATGGTGACGGCGTCCTCGTGAGCGACGACCGAACCGACCGCGGCGGCCGGAAACTCGCGGGCGTCCTCACCGAGATGGAGGGCGAGGCCGACAGGGTGTCGTGGCTCGTCGTCGGCATCGGCGTGAACGCCAACGTCGACGGCGAGGCGCTCCCGCCGGGCGCGACGAGCATCAGGGACGAGGTGGGCGACGTGGACCGGCGGGTGTTCCTCCAGCGCGTGCTGGAGACGTTCGACGAGTTGACCGCCGACCCCGAGGCGATTCTGTCGGCGTGGCGCGAGTGCGCCGCGACGCTCGGTCAACGCGTCCGCGTCGAGACGCCGAACGGCGTCGTCGAGGGCGAGGCGGTGGACGTGCGCGTCCCCGGTGCGCTGGTCGTCCGGACCGACGAGGGCGAACGCGTCGTCCACGCCGGCGACTGCGAACACCTGCGGCCGGCGCGCTGAAGACGAGCGGTCAGGACGCGTCCGCCCCCGAATCGGTCCGGCGTCGCTCCAGCAGGGCGTACAGCGCGAGGAGTCCGAGCAGGTACAGCGCCATTCCGCCGACGACGCCCCACGTGAGCGGGTTCGTCTGGTCGAAGTTCCGCCAGACGCGCGCGGCGCCCGCCAGCACCAGCGCGAACCCCAGCACCTCGCTCTGGACCGGAATCCGCGCCGCGCTCCACCGCGGGTCGCGGACGACGGCGACGTTCACGACGCCGAACAGGGCGAACCACCCGGCCAGAATCCGCGCCGTGAAGGTGGAGACGGCCCACGGCCACGCGCCGACCATCGGGCCGGGGTCGACGAACAGGACGACGGCGGTGGCCGTGACGACGACGCCGAGAGCGCCGCCGAAGAGTCGAACGACGCGGGGAAGGGACACCTCGTCGTCGCTCCGCGCGCCGGCGTCGGTGCGTCGGTTGAGCGCCCAGACGGCCGGGACGAGCACCGGCGTCAGGGCGTAGAGGAACACCCAGAGGTAGAACGTGTGGTGTCCGTGGTTGAAGTTCTCCCAGTGGAGGACGGTGGCGACGGCCATGAACCACGTGAACGTCGCGATGCCGAGGAACACCGGAGCGACGGTGTGCCACTCGTCGGCGGTGGCGACGCGATAGAAGAAGTAGACGCCCGCGCCGTAGCCGGCACCCATCACGACGGGCGTCATCTCCGGTCGAATCGTCCACGCGAAGAACGCCGTCGTCCGGTCGGGAACGCCGTAGAGGACGAGAAACGCGGCCGCCAGAAACGGGACGATGAACCACGCCACCCACCGCGTGAGGGGGAGGACGGCGTCGTCGCGGTCGGTCGCCTCGCCGGCCCGAACCACCGCGCTCCAGCGTCTGTGTGTCATCGTCTCCGGTCGTCGTTCGCGACCCGACCCCGAGCGGACGCCTCAGTCCGCCTCGACGCCGGGTTCGGTCTCGCCCTCCGACTCCGCCTCCGTCCCTCGCTCCGTCTCGTCGCCGCCGTCGACGCGGACCGTCAACACCGGCACCTCCGACGCCCGGACGACTTTCTCGGCGACGCTGCCGAGGAGGAGTCGGTCGATGCCGCCGCGGCCGTGGGTGCCCATGACGACGAGGTCACAGCCCTCGCGTTCGGCGAAGCGGACGATTTCGCGACTCGGCGTCCCCTCCACGATGGCCGTCTCGACGGGGACGTCCGACTCGGCGGCGATGGCGCACACCTCGTCCATCGCCGCCTCGGCGTCCGCGCGGAGCATGTCGTCTAACCCCTCCCACGACGTCTCCATCGGGAGGCCGGCGAAGCTTCCGCTGTTGATGACGTACAGCGCGTGGACGGTGGCGTCGTGGACCGACGCGAGTCCGATGGCGTGTTCGAGGACGCGCTCGGACCCGGCCGAGCCGTCGGTCGGGACGAGGATACGCTGGTACATCATTGTTAACTCACCTCACGGTAGCAGACTCACGCTCTTAATACTTTCCACCGGGAATATTACGAAACGAAACCCGCGGGCGGTTCAGTAGACGACGTCCGTCACGTCCGCCTCGCCGGCGCGGCGGACGACGGCCCGCACGAGGTCCTGCGCGCCGGCGAGGTTGTCCGAGTCGCCGTCGAGGACGAGCAGTCTCGCCTCGCGGCCGGGTTCGACGACGCCGCAGTTCAGCCCCGCTATCTCCGCGCCGTTCGCCGTCGCCATGCGGAGCACCTCCGTCGCCGTCGCGTCGGTCAGTTTCGAGGCGAACTCCATCTCGCGGAACATCGACGGCGAGTTCAGCATCACGTTGTCCGTCCCGAGGGCGACGGTGGTCCGGTCCAACAGGTCGCGAAGGGGCGGCACGCCGACGCCGGTGACGAGGTTCGACCGCGGGCAGACGACGACGGGCACCTCGTCGGCCTCGATGCGGTCGAGGTGGGACGGTTCGGGGTGGACCACGTGGACGACGAAGTCGGGGTCCAAGTCGAGTGCGGGGTCCACGTCGTGCGGGTCGCGTTCGCCCGCGTGGATGCCGAACAGTTTGCCCGCCTCGCGCGTCTCCGCCCGCAGGTCGTCGAACTCGGCGTCGCGCGCGCCGGACGCGCCGAACCCGTCGGACGCCCGCATCGCGTCGGCCGTCTCGCGTCCGAGGACGACGGGGTCTATCGCCAGTCCCGCGGCGGCCTCGCGGATGGCCTCGACGCCGTCGACGCCGCCCTCACGGAACTCGACGCAGGCGGCGGTACCGGTGGACGCCATCAGGCGGAGCGACCGCCGCATCGCCTCGACCTTCTCCTCGTGACTCGCCGCGCGGAGCAGACGGTGTTTCAGGCCGTCCGGCGGCGCGACCAACTCGTCCAGCGACAACCCCGCACCGGCCTCCTTGGCGATGGAGTCACCGATGTGCGTGTGCGCGTTGACGAACGCCGGGAGGACGACGTTCTCCGACTCGACGGCCGCCTCCTCGACGGCCGCAATCTCCCCGTCCTCGACGACGACGCGACCCTCGACGGGTTCGAAGTCGCGGCCGGCGAGGATGGTTCCCTCGACGTGCATGGATGGTACTGACCGCGGCGAGCGCTTGAAACTCCCGAACCGCACACGGGCCCTCACCAGAGCGTGCGGGAGCCGTCCCCTACGGGAGCCCCGCGATTATCTCCCGGTACTCGTCTTCGGGCCACGCTTTGAGCGTCTCCGTCTCAATGGCGCCCTCTCTCCCCAGCGTGAGGGCCACTTTCGCCATCGCGTCGTCGTCGAGTCCGTCCACGACGACGAGGAGGTCGTATCGGCCCATCGTGAGGTAGAAGTCGACGACTTCGCCCCCCATGGATTCGACGAGCGACTTGCCGTCGTCGAGCCTGTCCGGGCTGTCTTCGATGTTCGCCATCCCCTCTGCGGTGTAGTTCACCATCATAATATGTCGTGTCATACCATAGAGAACTATAACCCGTGTCGGGATAGTCGTATCGGACGCTCGACGAGAACGCGTATTCACGCAGACCCCTCGAAAGTTCGGGATTCTACGGGCAGGCGCCGAACGGTTCGCCGTCACGGTCGGAAGCTAACACCTGACGTACCGTTCTGGCGCGCGGGGTCGGGGCGCTCGCGGTCCCCGTCGCTCACTCCGCGAACTCGTCCAGCGTCGTGGCGACGCCGGGTCGCACGTCCGAGACGAGAGCGCCGTCGATGTCGAGTCCCATCTCCTCGACGGCGGCGCGGCCGACGGCCGCCGTCTCGTCCGCGGGCGCGTAGACGCCGAGTCGCCACTGCTGGTTCTGCGCCGTCCGGAGGGCGGAGACGAGGGGCGACTGCTTGCCGAGGCGGCGGGCCTCCCCGCTGACCATCACGCGCGTGGTCGACTCGGTCATCGACGGCCGGGGCGGCACGTCCACGATGACCGACTCGGGGTCGAGTCCGACCCGGTCTGCGATGCGCGACTCGAACGCCCGGTAGTCGTCGTGGTCGGCGTCGACGACGCCGTCGGGGACGGCGTCCATCTCCGCCCAGACGGCGCGCTTGAACAGGGTCCGACTGCCGAGTCGGTCGGCGAACGCGCGCGTCTCGGGCGTCATCCGCAGGGCGGCCAACAGGTCGTGGTCGTCCATCCGGCGGAGTTCGGCGGCCGAGAGGTCCGGTTGGTCGAGGAGGCGTTCGGTCGCCTGCCGGAGCATCGCCTTCGAGATGCGGGCGACGTGGTGCTGGTAGACGGTCGGATTCATCAGGGCGCGGGCGAGCAACAGCGACTCGGCCGTCTGGACGTTCCCCTCCGCGAGGACGAGTTCGCCGTCTGCGAACGTGAGTTCTCGAATCAGTCGCTCGTGGTCGATGGTGCCGTAGGGGACGCCCGTGTGGTGGGCGTCCCGCACGAGGTAGTCCATCCGGTCGACGTCCAACTCCCCGGAGACCAGTTGGCCGTACTTGCCCTCGCCCGCGACGAGGTCCGCGATTCGGGCGGGCTCTAAGTCGTTGTCGCGGAGGACGTCCCCCACCGCCCCCTCGGCGATGAGTTCGTGGACGTCGTCGTGGTACTTCCCGGTGTGGCGGTGCGTCACGCTCTCGACGTTGTGGCTGTACGGTCCGTGGCCGACGTCGTGGAGGAGGGACGCCGCTCGGATTCGTTCGGCCTGCAGGCCCTCGATGCCGAGGTGGTCGAGGGCGCGGGAGGCGAGGTGGTAGACGCCGAGCGAGTGCTCGAACCGCGTGTGGTTCGCGGAGGGGTAGACGAGTTGGACCGTCCCCAACTGCTTGATGTGCCGGAGGCGTTGCACCTCCTCGGTGTCGAGGAGTGCCTCGGCGACGCCCTCGACCTCGATGTGGTCGTGGACGCTGTCCTTGATGGTCGTCATGCGAGAACGTGAGCCGGCTTCGGATAAAAACCGTCGGGCGCGTCGGCCGTCCTCGCCGCGCCCCCTCGCCCGCGTCCGGTCGGTCGTTCCCCCTAGCCGGACCCCTCTCGGGAACGTCCGACCTCCGGTCTCACCGACGCTCCCCGGCCGTCGGCGAGCGACGACGCGAGAGAGGGTACCGAAGGAACGAGTCTCGGGGGGCACGAAAACGCCTTTCGAGTCGGATACGGAGTAAAACGAACGACCGACGAAGTTCCGTCGGTAACGCAATCACTCGAACTACTTCTTCAACTCGCACTGCGGACGCGGATATTTCGCGTTGTCGTTCACGCCCGTGTCTTTCTTCTCCGGATTTTGCGACGGGTTCGTATCGTCGGTACCGTCACAGTCGTTTCCGTGTCCGTTGTCCTCGTGACCCTTCAGGTGCTCGGCCGCCACCGCTCCAGTACCGCCAACGGTCAACGCGAGCAGTACTGCTAGTGCAATCGCTATTCGAACGTACTTCATGAGTTTTCTCTTGGCCCTCTCGGGGTGACACGACAATCGTCCGTGACTAACGTGCAACTCAATAGAGGCGACCATCTATATTAAATTAACATTATGTATTTATATTACCATCTCTTGCGGCGGATACAATAGATTGCCGGCGGTTCAGACGTTGCCGTAACCGGAACGACGGATTCCCCTATCGAACGAGAAGATGGACGAATGTCCGCCGGAAACGCCGTTTTCGAAGTCGTCCGACAGCGGTCGAGAAGAGGCCGAACGGAGCGAACGAGCGCAGGCGAGAGGTCGGAAACGCGCTCGCTCGGAAGTCGGACGGACGCAGTCGAGAGAGCCGTCTCCTCGGTTCACCCAGTTGGGAACGCTCTGCGATGCGAGGGACGAACGCGATATCCACCGCTGCGATTTCGATACGAGTCCGACCGCCGCGAGGGGACGCCCGAGAACTGACGCTGGTCCGTCTCAGTCGTCCCGGTCCTCGTGTTCGTACGCCTCGGCGTGTCTGAAACACAGCGACGGCCCCGGCACCAGCGAGTCGTCGTCCGTCTCGGGGAGCGCGACGGACGGCCGCCCGTCGTCGCCGACGAAGACGGAGAGACCGGTCCACGAGGGCGCCTCCGGGTCGGCGAGCGTCCACGTCGTCACCGCGTCGTCGTCTGCCGTATCGGCCGCGGGCACGTCGACGGCGACGCGGTATCGCCCCCTGCGGACCGCGAGGTTCGCGAGGACGAAGTCGTAGGCGGGGTCCGGCAGGTCCGACCCCGCCTCGACGGTGGTCGAGAAGACGCGGCGCGGCGGGCCGTCGTCGAGGTACTCCACCGTCACCTCGACGGCGTGGTCGCCGCCGTCGAACCGGAACAGGTGAATCTCCGCGCCCGCCCGTTCGTTGGGCGTGACGGCGTTCTCCGCGTCGTCTGCGGCGGCGTACGGGTCCTCGCGCGTGTCGCAGACGACGGCGGTCCACGGCGCGACGGCGTGGCTCCCGTCGCGGCCGACGAAGTGCGGTACCTCGTGCCGGTTGATGCCGAAGCCGCCCTCGTCGCCGTAGCGGGCCTCCGCGCGGCACGCGCCGAACAGGTAGAAGCCGTCCTCGCTCTCGACGACGAGCGTCGCCTTCGGCTCGCCGATTTCGGGGTCTCTCGCGGGGCCGTCGCCGCCGCGCCGGACGATGCGGTTCGTCGCCGCGACGCGTTCGTACGCGCGGACGAACGCGAGGGCGTCCTCGGCCGTCGGCGACGCCGGCGGGTCCGGGAGCGGCGTCGTCTCGGCGATGGGCGTCGCCGTGTCCGGCGGCGTGGCCGTCGGCGTCGGCGTCCGCGCGGGCGTCGTCGGGTCGGTGCGGCCGCCGCATCCGGCGACGGCGACGGGGAGGGTCGAGAGGGCGGCGAGCAGTCGTCTGCGTCGCATCGCCGGCTAGTCGACCGCCGGACGGTAACGGTCTTTCCCTCTCACTCGCCGGTGCCGGAACGGGTCTCGGCGAGTCCGAGGACCTCCGTCGCGGCGTCCCGCACGTTGTCCGTCGCCGCCGCGGGCGCGTAGACGCCGAGTCGCCACTGGGTCCGTTCGGCGGCGCGGAGCCCGGTCACGAGCTCCGACGCCTCCTCCAGTCGCCGGACGGCGCCGTCGACGACGACGCGCGTCCGCGACTCCGTGAAGCGCGGGCGGGCGGGGACGTCGACCAGCACGTCGTCCGGGTCGACGCCCGCCGCGTCCGCAATCTCCGCCGCCGCGGCGCGGGCCGCCTCGTAATCCATCTCGACCACGTCGGCGGGGACGCCGGCGAGCGGTTGCCACACCGCCCGCTTGTACAGGTCGCGGCGTTCGATGCGGCGGCCGAGGTCCGGGACGTGGTCGCGGAGGGCGACGAGCAGGTCGTGGTCGGCCATCCGCCGAAACTCGTCGACGCCGACCGCCCCCGCGTCGAGGAGGCGTTCGGAGGCGCGTTCGAGCATCGCCCCCGCGATGCGGGAGACGTGGTGGCGGTAGACGGTCCCGTTCATCAGGGCGCGGGCGAGCAGTAGCGACTCGGCCGTCTGGACGTTCCCCGCCGCGAGGACGAGTTCGCCGTCGCGGTAGCGGAGTTCGCGGACGAGGCGGCCGGTGTCGATGGTGCCGTAGGGGACGCCCGTGTGGTGGGCGTCCCGCACGAGGTAGTCCATCCGGTCGACGTCCAACTCCCCGGAGACCAGTTGGCCGAGTTCGCCCTCCCCGCGGACGATGGCGGCGACGCGGTCCGGGTCGAGGCCGTGGGCGACGAGGGCCGCCGCCACCTCCGTCCCGTCGAGGAGGTGGCCTATCTCGTCGTGGTGCGCGCCGGTCCGACGGCGGATGACCTCCTCGGTCTGATGGCCGTACGGTCCGTGGCCGATGTCGTGGAGGAGGGCCGCCGCGCGGACGTGCCGCGCCCTGTCGCCGTCGATTTCGAGGTGGTCGAGGGCGCGGGCGGCGAGGTGGTAGACGCCCAGCGAGTGCTCGAACCGCGTGTGGTTCGCGGAGGGATAGACCAGCCGGACGGTCGAGAGCTGTTTGACGTGCCGGAGGCGTTGCATCTCCGGCGCGTCCACGAGGTCCTCGGCGAGGGCGTCGAGGCCGATGTAGTCGTGGACGCTGTCCTTTATCGCGTTCATACTCGGAGTCGTCGGTGCGCCGTCAAATAGCCTGACCTTCTCGTTCCCGTTCACGCTCGCCGCCCCTCTCGCCCGTGCGGGTGGTTCACCGCGTCCGCTCGCGTCGAATCTCCGCGACGACGCGCTGGGCCGTCTCCGCGGCGACGGCGTCGGCGAGGTGTCGCCGGTACGCCGGCCGCGAGACGACGCCGGTCGCCGAGTCTTCGAGGCGGTAGTCGCCCGACGCGACCAGGTCGGGGCCGTCCCGCGAGTCGAAGACGACGACGTCGTCGGCCAGGGCGGCCTCGACGTGCCGTTCGTGGCCGTTCGCGTCGTAGACGGCGCGCCACTCGACGGTCGCACTCGGCGTCACGGGGTTCCACCGGCCGTCCCACTCGTCCACGACGACCACGACGACCGGCGCGTCGCCGTCGGGAATCTCCGCGGCGACGGTCACGTCGAGGCCCTCGGCGGCGAACGCCTCCCGGACCTGCCGTTCGAGGCGCGGCCGCACCGACTCGGGCGCGCGCACGACCACCGTCACCGCCGACGGGGCCGGGACCGACGCGTTCCCCACCGTCGTCGACGACGCGGTGGTCGTGCCGGACACCTGCGTCTGAAAGCCCGCGGCGGAGACGTCGGCCACGAGGAGGACGCCGAGGACCGGTGCGGCGACGGTGGCGACGACGAGGACGAGGGCGACTGCGAGACGGAGACGGGAGTCGAGTTCGGTCATCGCCGCGACTTCGACCCGCGGACGCAAGTGGTTTTCCGGTGGCCGCGAGTGCCGGTGAGGGAAGTTTCAAACCGCCCGTCCGCTTACCGCCGGGCATGGTCACGTTTCTCGCCGGGGGGACGGGCACCCCGAAGTTGCTCGACGGTTCGGGCGAGGTGTTCGCCCCGTCGGAGACCACCGTCGTCGCCAACACGGGCGACGACGTGGAACTCGGCGGGCACCTCGTCTGCCCCGACGTGGACACCGTCCTGTTCCACGGCGGCGGCGTCCTCGACACCGACCGCTGGTGGGGCATCGCGGGCGACACGACGGCGACGGACGACGAACTACACCGCCTTGCCGAGGCGGCCGGCCTCGAACCCGGACCGCGCTACCTCCCCGCGGAGGCGCAGACCGCCGGACGCGACATCGCGCGCTGGCGGCGGTTCTCCGGGGTCGCCGAGTTCATGGAGATAGGCGACCGGGACCGCGCGGTCCACCTCACGCGCACCTCCCTCCTCGACGAGGGCCACACGCTGACCGAGGCGACGCGAACGCTCGCGGACGCCTTCGACCTCGACGTCGAACTGCTGCCGATGTCGGACGACCCCGTCGCGTCCATCGTCCACACCGACGAGGGCGCGATGCACTTCCAGGAGTTCTGGGTCCACCGCCGCGCCGACCCCGAGGTCGAGGACGTGGAGTTCCGCGGGGCCGACGACGCCGAACCGACCGACGCCGTCCGCGACGCCCTGACGGACCCCGTCGTGGTCGGCCCCTCGAACCCCGTCACCAGTCTGGGCCCGATGCTGGCGATGGACGCCTTCCGCGACGCCCTCGACCGGACGCCCGTCGTCGCCGTCTCGCCGTTCGTCGAGGACCGGGTGTTCTCCGGGCCGGCGGCGGAACTGATGGCCGGCGTCGGCTACGACCCCTCCACCGCCGGCGTCGCCGACGCCTACCCGTTCGCCGACGCGTTCGTCCTCGACGACGACGACGGCACGTCGCTGGACCGGCCCGTCGTCCGCACCGACACGAGGATGGACGGCCCCGACGACGCCGCGCGCGTCGCCCGCGCCGTCGCCGACGCACTCGCGGAGGTGTCGTGATGTTCGAACCGCGCGTCGCCCTCGCGAGTCTCTCGGGCGAGGCGGACGCCGCGTGGGCGCGACGGGCCGCGCCGCACGTCGGGATGGCGTTCCTCGGCGGCGTCAGCCTCGACGAGGAGAGCAGGGCGGCGGCCCGCGAACTCGTCGCCCGCGACCGGAACGAGTTCCTGCCGGACGACCCGTTCGCGTTCGTCGCCGAGCAACTCGACGCCCTCGCCGACGCCGACGTCGACGCCGCGGTGAACGTCCGGAGCGCGACGCTGGACCCCGTCCGCCGCGCTGCGAGCGTCTGCGCCGACCGGGGCGCGGTGCTGGAGGTGAACGCCCACTGCCGACAGCCCGAACTGTGCGCCGTCGGGTGCGGCGAACGCCTCCTCCGCGACGCCGACCGCCTCTGCGAGTACGTCGCCGCCGCGGCGGACGAGGGGGCGACGGTGAGCGTGAAAGTCCGCGCCGAAGTCGCGGGCGTCGACCTCGGAGAGACGACGCGACGGGTCGCCGACGCCGGCGCGTCGATGGTCCACGTGGACGCGATGGACTCCGAACCCGCCGTCGCCGACGTCGCGTCGGCGGTCGGCGACGACGACGCGGCCCCGTTCGTCGTCGCCAACAACGAGGTGCGCGACGCCGAGAGCGTCCGCGAGTACCTCGACTACGGCGCCGACGCCGTCAGCGTCGGGCGACCCAGCACCGACCCGCGCGTCCTGCGACGCGTCCGGGCGGCGGTGGACGACTGGTTCGCCGCGGAGGTGGACGCGTGACCGACGACCCGACGGCCGACGATGCGGCGGCCGATGATACGGCGGCCGACCACTCGGCGACCGGCGATTCGGCTGGCGATGGCGCGGCGGAAGACGGCCGCGAGCGACCCCGAACGCCCGCCGAGAACGCCCAACTCGCGCTCCTGTTGGACGTCGCCGGGACGCCGAAACCCGGCAACGTCGACAGGGCGCGGGACCTCCCGGACCTCCGGTTCGAGCACTTCCTCGCCGGTGCCGTCGGGTCGGGCGAGGGACTCCGACGGGCCGAGTCGGGTGCCCCCGTCGGACTGGCGTTCGAACGCGCCGTCGAGGGGATGCGCCACCAGTCGGGCGGCAACACACAGTTCGGCTGTCTGCTCCTCCTCGTCCCCCTCGTCCGCGCCGCGGCCGCCGGCGAACTCTCGCCCGCCGGCGCGACGAGGGTGGTCGAGTCCACCACCGTCGCCGACGCCGCGGACTTCTACCGCGCCTTCGAACACGTGGACGTGGCCGTCGGCGACCCGCCGGCGGACGCCGCGGCCCTCGACGTGCGCCGGGGGAGCGACGCGATTCCCGCCCTGCGCGAACGCGGGACGACGCTGTACGACGTGATGGCCGCGAGCGAGGGCGACGGCAACGCCGCGGAGTGGACGGACGGCTTCTCGCGGACGTTCCGGACCGCCGACGCCATCCTCGCCGACG
It encodes the following:
- a CDS encoding sugar O-acetyltransferase, encoding MPSEKEKMLAGEMYDPHDPTLVEERRDARRLTAEFNATAADEADRRESLLRDLFGSVGENPHVEPPFRCDYGYNVHVGDDFAANFDCVILDVCRVEFGDDCMVAPGVHVYTATHPLDAEERVAGEEYGKPVTVGDRVWLGGGAIVNPGVTIGDDSVVASGAVVTRDVPSDVLVQGNPAEVVKEL
- a CDS encoding biotin--[acetyl-CoA-carboxylase] ligase; this encodes MNETRRALLAALADGPTTGPELAERLGVSRAAVWKQVEALREAGFGIESGDDGYRVTDVPAYGAAAVEFGLDAPYEVEFHDAVGSTNDRGRELAAAGAADVVVVADEQTGSRGRLKREWTAPAGGVWASLVLRPEIPPAHAPLYTLAAAVAVTRAAREAGVDASIKWPNDVLVREPNEGTSTDGDGVLVSDDRTDRGGRKLAGVLTEMEGEADRVSWLVVGIGVNANVDGEALPPGATSIRDEVGDVDRRVFLQRVLETFDELTADPEAILSAWRECAATLGQRVRVETPNGVVEGEAVDVRVPGALVVRTDEGERVVHAGDCEHLRPAR
- a CDS encoding universal stress protein, which produces MMYQRILVPTDGSAGSERVLEHAIGLASVHDATVHALYVINSGSFAGLPMETSWEGLDDMLRADAEAAMDEVCAIAAESDVPVETAIVEGTPSREIVRFAEREGCDLVVMGTHGRGGIDRLLLGSVAEKVVRASEVPVLTVRVDGGDETERGTEAESEGETEPGVEAD
- a CDS encoding amidohydrolase family protein, yielding MHVEGTILAGRDFEPVEGRVVVEDGEIAAVEEAAVESENVVLPAFVNAHTHIGDSIAKEAGAGLSLDELVAPPDGLKHRLLRAASHEEKVEAMRRSLRLMASTGTAACVEFREGGVDGVEAIREAAAGLAIDPVVLGRETADAMRASDGFGASGARDAEFDDLRAETREAGKLFGIHAGERDPHDVDPALDLDPDFVVHVVHPEPSHLDRIEADEVPVVVCPRSNLVTGVGVPPLRDLLDRTTVALGTDNVMLNSPSMFREMEFASKLTDATATEVLRMATANGAEIAGLNCGVVEPGREARLLVLDGDSDNLAGAQDLVRAVVRRAGEADVTDVVY
- a CDS encoding GYD domain-containing protein, producing the protein MTRHIMMVNYTAEGMANIEDSPDRLDDGKSLVESMGGEVVDFYLTMGRYDLLVVVDGLDDDAMAKVALTLGREGAIETETLKAWPEDEYREIIAGLP
- a CDS encoding HD domain-containing protein gives rise to the protein MTTIKDSVHDHIEVEGVAEALLDTEEVQRLRHIKQLGTVQLVYPSANHTRFEHSLGVYHLASRALDHLGIEGLQAERIRAASLLHDVGHGPYSHNVESVTHRHTGKYHDDVHELIAEGAVGDVLRDNDLEPARIADLVAGEGKYGQLVSGELDVDRMDYLVRDAHHTGVPYGTIDHERLIRELTFADGELVLAEGNVQTAESLLLARALMNPTVYQHHVARISKAMLRQATERLLDQPDLSAAELRRMDDHDLLAALRMTPETRAFADRLGSRTLFKRAVWAEMDAVPDGVVDADHDDYRAFESRIADRVGLDPESVIVDVPPRPSMTESTTRVMVSGEARRLGKQSPLVSALRTAQNQQWRLGVYAPADETAAVGRAAVEEMGLDIDGALVSDVRPGVATTLDEFAE
- a CDS encoding HD domain-containing protein codes for the protein MNAIKDSVHDYIGLDALAEDLVDAPEMQRLRHVKQLSTVRLVYPSANHTRFEHSLGVYHLAARALDHLEIDGDRARHVRAAALLHDIGHGPYGHQTEEVIRRRTGAHHDEIGHLLDGTEVAAALVAHGLDPDRVAAIVRGEGELGQLVSGELDVDRMDYLVRDAHHTGVPYGTIDTGRLVRELRYRDGELVLAAGNVQTAESLLLARALMNGTVYRHHVSRIAGAMLERASERLLDAGAVGVDEFRRMADHDLLVALRDHVPDLGRRIERRDLYKRAVWQPLAGVPADVVEMDYEAARAAAAEIADAAGVDPDDVLVDVPARPRFTESRTRVVVDGAVRRLEEASELVTGLRAAERTQWRLGVYAPAAATDNVRDAATEVLGLAETRSGTGE
- the cofD gene encoding 2-phospho-L-lactate transferase, translated to MVTFLAGGTGTPKLLDGSGEVFAPSETTVVANTGDDVELGGHLVCPDVDTVLFHGGGVLDTDRWWGIAGDTTATDDELHRLAEAAGLEPGPRYLPAEAQTAGRDIARWRRFSGVAEFMEIGDRDRAVHLTRTSLLDEGHTLTEATRTLADAFDLDVELLPMSDDPVASIVHTDEGAMHFQEFWVHRRADPEVEDVEFRGADDAEPTDAVRDALTDPVVVGPSNPVTSLGPMLAMDAFRDALDRTPVVAVSPFVEDRVFSGPAAELMAGVGYDPSTAGVADAYPFADAFVLDDDDGTSLDRPVVRTDTRMDGPDDAARVARAVADALAEVS
- a CDS encoding tRNA-dihydrouridine synthase, with the translated sequence MFEPRVALASLSGEADAAWARRAAPHVGMAFLGGVSLDEESRAAARELVARDRNEFLPDDPFAFVAEQLDALADADVDAAVNVRSATLDPVRRAASVCADRGAVLEVNAHCRQPELCAVGCGERLLRDADRLCEYVAAAADEGATVSVKVRAEVAGVDLGETTRRVADAGASMVHVDAMDSEPAVADVASAVGDDDAAPFVVANNEVRDAESVREYLDYGADAVSVGRPSTDPRVLRRVRAAVDDWFAAEVDA